One Curtobacterium herbarum genomic window carries:
- a CDS encoding VOC family protein, translated as MTSRLNPYLGFRDDARQALEFYHSVFGGDLRIGTFAEMGAVQDPADADKVMHGQLETTRGYVLMASDTPASMSRSETNNISMSLSGDADDADDLRGYFAALSDGGQVLEPLTRAPWGDEFGMVTDRFGVTWLVNVTATQPAPSA; from the coding sequence ATGACCTCACGGTTGAACCCGTACCTCGGCTTCCGCGACGACGCCCGGCAGGCGCTGGAGTTCTACCACTCGGTGTTCGGCGGGGACCTCCGCATCGGCACGTTCGCCGAGATGGGCGCCGTGCAGGACCCGGCCGACGCGGACAAGGTCATGCACGGGCAGCTCGAGACGACCCGTGGCTACGTGCTGATGGCGTCGGACACCCCGGCATCGATGAGCCGGTCGGAGACGAACAACATCTCGATGTCCCTGTCGGGTGACGCCGACGACGCGGACGACCTCCGGGGGTACTTCGCGGCGCTCTCCGACGGCGGCCAGGTGCTCGAGCCGCTGACCCGGGCGCCGTGGGGCGACGAGTTCGGCATGGTGACGGACCGGTTCGGCGTGACCTGGCTCGTGAACGTCACCGCGACCCAGCCGGCCCCGTCCGCCTGA
- a CDS encoding amidase domain-containing protein: MTAPITRRTLLSLAGITGVGFVAAACSSDGPDAGSSSAARGSGAAGSGATAAPTTGTAAKPTATSVQPTAIPLAGGVTVTVTGTGLASVAGVTVGGVAARDVSATASTVTFTAPHQAMYTAGSADVALFTTAVQPVPSANQTSDGNGSAANDGQVGATQDSATATPAPTTAAVPDAGSAVATTRVDYVPKTDVDRQLQYAMRHWSEYNTAQYGTMNPIGGDCANYVNQTLQARGWQQRSDWYNRDGGVEHSATWTYCPAMDPWLDQNASTFGLTRRTSDERQHVKVGDIVMFDWNANGSPDHTTIVSEVFTESDGTIRIKSASHNQDGPYRDLDEMITVQHPGGTAWFHTFDA, translated from the coding sequence ATGACTGCCCCGATCACGCGCCGCACCCTCCTGTCCCTCGCCGGCATCACCGGTGTCGGCTTCGTCGCCGCTGCCTGCTCGTCCGACGGCCCGGACGCCGGGTCGTCGTCCGCGGCGCGCGGGTCCGGCGCTGCGGGCTCCGGCGCGACCGCCGCCCCGACGACGGGAACGGCCGCGAAGCCGACCGCCACGTCGGTGCAGCCCACCGCGATCCCGCTCGCCGGCGGTGTCACCGTGACGGTCACCGGAACCGGGCTGGCCTCGGTCGCGGGGGTCACGGTCGGTGGTGTCGCCGCACGCGACGTGTCCGCCACCGCCTCGACGGTCACCTTCACGGCGCCGCACCAGGCGATGTACACGGCCGGGTCCGCGGACGTCGCACTGTTCACGACCGCGGTCCAGCCGGTGCCCTCGGCGAACCAGACCTCGGACGGCAACGGCAGCGCGGCCAACGACGGCCAGGTCGGTGCGACCCAGGACTCGGCCACGGCGACGCCGGCCCCGACGACGGCTGCCGTGCCGGACGCGGGCTCGGCGGTGGCCACCACGAGGGTGGACTACGTCCCGAAGACCGACGTCGACCGGCAGCTGCAGTACGCCATGCGGCACTGGTCGGAGTACAACACGGCCCAGTACGGCACCATGAACCCGATCGGTGGTGACTGCGCCAACTACGTGAACCAGACACTCCAGGCGCGCGGGTGGCAGCAGCGCAGCGACTGGTACAACCGGGACGGCGGCGTGGAGCACTCCGCCACCTGGACGTACTGCCCGGCGATGGACCCGTGGCTGGACCAGAACGCGTCGACGTTCGGTCTGACCCGGCGCACCTCCGACGAGCGGCAGCACGTCAAGGTCGGCGACATCGTCATGTTCGACTGGAACGCGAACGGGTCACCGGACCACACGACGATCGTGTCCGAGGTGTTCACCGAGTCCGACGGCACGATCCGCATCAAGTCGGCGAGCCACAACCAGGACGGCCCCTACCGGGACCTCGACGAGATGATCACCGTGCAGCACCCGGGCGGCACCGCCTGGTTCCACACCTTCGACGCGTAG